In Vicinamibacteria bacterium, the following proteins share a genomic window:
- the holA gene encoding DNA polymerase III subunit delta, protein MSGHSAGVHLILGSDSFLAEEALEELLRGAVGLDRAATVQSLHGDETSWARVLDSAGMGSLFAERRAIVVRGAEGLKGDGEGLESYLESPTSGVTLIFLAARPDKRRTAFKHLLAKAAVVRADPKKGQALRAYVAEHARRRKLKLTEEGFEELLERVGQDLRRLMGELDKLQAYGEGERALSAEEVAAVLGRGLAPPLYRLSDAIAGRDADRVLALTEALLEEGEEPPKIVGTLHRSLRQVRGAVALRERRASRAELARLLPPTMAFKLPALLEAAERWAEPELKRALAALGRADRGMKKGADARVALTAAVAEACGSPRGARNAPRPGR, encoded by the coding sequence TCGGACTCCTTTCTGGCCGAGGAGGCCTTGGAGGAACTCCTGCGCGGCGCGGTCGGGCTCGACCGGGCGGCCACCGTTCAGAGCCTGCACGGAGATGAGACGAGCTGGGCCCGCGTGCTCGACTCCGCGGGCATGGGCTCCCTCTTTGCAGAGCGCCGGGCGATCGTGGTCCGGGGGGCGGAAGGCCTCAAGGGAGACGGGGAGGGTCTTGAGTCTTATCTCGAGAGCCCCACCTCGGGCGTGACCCTCATCTTCCTCGCCGCCCGGCCCGACAAGCGGCGCACGGCCTTTAAGCATCTCCTGGCCAAGGCGGCGGTGGTGCGAGCGGATCCCAAGAAGGGCCAGGCGCTCCGCGCCTACGTGGCCGAACACGCACGCCGGCGCAAGCTCAAGCTCACGGAGGAGGGGTTCGAAGAGCTCCTGGAACGCGTCGGCCAGGACTTGCGGCGGCTCATGGGCGAGCTCGATAAGCTGCAGGCCTACGGCGAAGGCGAGCGCGCACTCTCCGCGGAGGAGGTGGCAGCCGTCCTGGGCCGGGGCCTGGCCCCGCCTCTCTATAGGCTGAGCGACGCGATCGCGGGGCGGGACGCGGACCGGGTGCTGGCCCTTACGGAGGCGCTGCTGGAGGAGGGGGAGGAGCCGCCGAAGATCGTGGGCACGCTGCACCGCTCGCTCCGGCAGGTGCGGGGGGCGGTCGCCCTCCGCGAGCGGCGGGCCTCGCGGGCGGAGTTGGCCCGGCTGCTCCCGCCCACCATGGCCTTCAAGCTGCCCGCGCTCCTGGAGGCCGCGGAGCGCTGGGCAGAGCCCGAGCTGAAGCGGGCGCTAGCGGCCCTCGGCCGCGCCGACCGGGGGATGAAGAAGGGGGCCGACGCCCGCGTGGCCCTGACGGCGGCGGTGGCGGAGGC